From a region of the Candidatus Methylomirabilota bacterium genome:
- a CDS encoding NUDIX domain-containing protein, with protein sequence MAFQFCLRCGGALQDEWVEEEERERPVCRTCGFILYRNPKVVAGVIPCQDGRALLLRRMIEPARGKWTFPAGYVELGESVEEAAIRETREEVAVEIGEICLLNVYSYRESPVVTVVYLSRIIGGNPRTGHEAEEVAFFPPEGLPWEELAFRSTHEALRDWIHKLQHK encoded by the coding sequence ATGGCTTTCCAGTTCTGTCTTCGATGTGGCGGAGCACTTCAAGATGAGTGGGTTGAAGAGGAAGAAAGGGAGAGGCCGGTGTGCCGGACCTGTGGGTTTATCCTCTACAGGAACCCAAAGGTGGTGGCCGGGGTTATTCCCTGCCAGGACGGCCGTGCACTCCTCTTGCGCCGTATGATTGAACCTGCACGTGGCAAATGGACGTTTCCCGCCGGGTACGTCGAGCTTGGCGAGAGTGTCGAGGAAGCGGCGATTCGGGAGACTCGCGAAGAAGTGGCCGTGGAGATTGGCGAAATTTGTCTACTTAACGTGTATTCCTACCGAGAGTCGCCCGTGGTGACCGTCGTCTACCTTTCGCGGATTATTGGAGGAAACCCCCGGACAGGGCATGAGGCTGAAGAGGTTGCCTTCTTTCCCCCTGAGGGACTTCCCTGGGAGGAGCTTGCCTTCCGGAGCACCCATGAGGCCCTTCGTGATTGGATTCACAAGTTGCAGCACAAGTAG
- a CDS encoding zinc ribbon domain-containing protein, protein MPVYEFLCKECNKTFGLTLSIKEREEGKISCPTCGSKEVESLLASFFAKTSKKS, encoded by the coding sequence ATGCCAGTATATGAGTTCCTGTGTAAGGAATGCAATAAGACGTTTGGCTTGACCCTGTCGATCAAGGAACGAGAAGAGGGGAAGATCTCCTGTCCAACCTGCGGGTCAAAGGAAGTGGAGTCCCTCTTAGCTTCCTTCTTTGCGAAGACCTCTAAGAAGAGCTGA
- a CDS encoding translation elongation factor-like protein, protein MSETQVGRVTRYFGKVGVAAIEIEAGDLHIGDTIRVRGKTTDFSQVVESMQLEHQVVQTAVPGQLVGIKVQERVREYDLVYKVVP, encoded by the coding sequence ATGAGTGAGACGCAGGTGGGACGGGTGACTCGCTATTTTGGGAAGGTGGGAGTCGCAGCAATTGAGATCGAGGCCGGCGACCTGCACATCGGGGATACCATTCGTGTTCGGGGGAAGACCACCGACTTCTCCCAAGTGGTTGAATCCATGCAGCTGGAGCATCAAGTGGTTCAGACGGCGGTCCCAGGACAGCTGGTTGGTATCAAGGTTCAGGAAAGGGTTCGCGAGTACGATCTTGTCTACAAGGTGGTTCCATAG
- a CDS encoding UPF0182 family protein — protein MRPIFRRLGRLKIPQKLGRMRSWLLPVFFLVALLVIVSQTIPLYTDWLWFDSVGFSSIFLTILLTQILLGLIFGGICFTTLYLNLSLVHRSPATDVLVELEDHLGLPSRFVLEPYIKRFLLPVALVLSLLAAVQAAAEWEVALRFLYPTPFQIHDPLLHKDLSFFIFRFPFLNFLYLWGMIILVASTLLVALAYILYRGIQITRQGLRFSFWARTHILVLISAILFLKAWGYHLSTYDLLYSPRGVVFGASYTDLFATLPALRILTVLAFICGLLCLAQIWRQRLTLLFGGLVTLAAVAVIGQMIYPNILQRVRVIPNELDLESPYIIHNIRFTRAAYGLDRIEEVEFPAEENLRMADIRKNELTVNNIRLWDPQPLLATFAQLQEIRTYYKFVNVDVDRYRLNGRYEQVMLSPRELSYDHLPSRVWINEHLTFTHGYGVVLGPVNRVTPEGLPVLYLKNIPPVSDGTLSINRPEIYYGELGNEYVFVKTKSKELDYPAGDKNVYTTYQGRGGVPITPLRKALFAARFGTIRILFSHDIVPGSRVMLYRQVGERVRKIAPFLRYEPDPYLVIGQDGRLFWIIDAYTVSDKYPYSEPFGGAENYIRNSVKVMVDAYHGSMSFYISDPSDPLIQTYSRIFPTLFQPLEAMPPDLQAHIRYPEGLLAIQARMYATYHMRDPQVFYNKEDVWDIPPRTGRRDVPMEPYYIIMKLPEEKTEEFILLIPFTPARKDNMSAWMAARSDPPHYGKLIVYNMPKQKLVFGPRQIEARLNQDAFISQQLSLWGQRGSHVIHGPLLVIPIETSLLYVQPLYLAAEEQSLPELKRVIVAYGNQISMEETLDQALTKVFAKTVGISPPASATSPTASIPSSIRGLIVRALEHFQKGQQLLREGNLAGYAEEQKRLEETLKTLQTKTGGNP, from the coding sequence ATGCGACCTATCTTTCGCCGGCTCGGGCGCCTCAAGATTCCTCAGAAGCTGGGACGTATGCGGTCCTGGTTGCTTCCGGTTTTCTTTCTCGTGGCCCTGCTGGTGATCGTCAGCCAGACGATCCCGCTTTACACGGATTGGCTATGGTTTGACTCAGTTGGATTCTCATCCATCTTCCTTACCATTCTCCTGACGCAGATCCTCCTGGGACTGATCTTTGGAGGAATCTGCTTCACCACGCTGTACCTAAACCTCTCCCTCGTCCACCGTTCCCCTGCGACCGATGTGCTGGTCGAATTAGAGGACCACCTTGGACTGCCGAGCCGTTTTGTTTTGGAGCCTTACATCAAGCGCTTCCTCCTGCCCGTGGCCCTCGTCCTCAGTCTCCTCGCAGCTGTGCAGGCCGCTGCGGAATGGGAGGTGGCCCTTCGCTTCCTCTACCCGACCCCTTTTCAGATTCACGACCCCCTGCTTCACAAAGACCTCAGTTTTTTCATTTTCCGTTTCCCGTTCCTGAATTTTCTTTATCTATGGGGCATGATCATTTTGGTCGCGAGCACCCTATTAGTCGCGCTCGCGTATATCCTATACCGGGGCATCCAAATCACCAGGCAAGGCCTTCGCTTCAGTTTCTGGGCGCGTACTCACATCCTGGTCTTGATCAGTGCCATCCTTTTCCTCAAGGCCTGGGGTTACCATCTCAGCACGTACGACCTCCTCTACTCTCCCCGGGGGGTGGTTTTCGGTGCCAGCTACACCGACCTCTTCGCCACTCTGCCCGCTCTCCGGATCCTGACCGTCTTGGCCTTCATCTGTGGCCTGCTCTGTCTGGCCCAGATCTGGCGCCAGAGACTTACACTCCTCTTTGGCGGGCTGGTCACTCTGGCAGCGGTCGCCGTCATCGGCCAGATGATCTATCCGAACATCTTGCAGCGTGTGCGGGTTATTCCGAACGAGCTAGATCTGGAAAGCCCGTATATCATCCATAACATACGGTTTACCCGCGCTGCTTACGGTCTGGATCGGATTGAGGAGGTTGAGTTTCCCGCCGAGGAAAATCTTCGGATGGCCGACATCCGGAAGAACGAACTGACCGTGAATAACATTCGCCTGTGGGACCCCCAACCGCTCCTCGCCACCTTCGCTCAGCTACAAGAGATCCGCACATATTATAAATTCGTCAACGTGGACGTCGACCGGTACCGCCTCAACGGACGCTACGAGCAGGTGATGCTTTCCCCGCGGGAGCTGTCGTATGATCACCTTCCCAGCCGCGTCTGGATCAACGAGCACTTGACGTTCACCCACGGGTATGGGGTGGTCCTCGGCCCCGTAAATCGGGTGACCCCGGAGGGACTACCCGTCCTCTACCTCAAAAATATCCCTCCCGTGTCCGACGGTACTCTCAGTATCAACCGCCCAGAAATCTATTACGGGGAACTCGGCAACGAGTATGTCTTCGTGAAGACCAAGAGCAAGGAGCTGGACTATCCGGCGGGGGATAAGAATGTTTACACCACGTATCAGGGCAGAGGGGGAGTTCCCATCACCCCTCTCCGCAAGGCCCTCTTTGCCGCGCGCTTTGGAACAATCCGGATCCTCTTCTCCCACGATATCGTCCCAGGCAGCCGCGTCATGCTCTATCGTCAAGTCGGCGAGCGGGTCCGAAAGATTGCCCCATTCCTGCGGTACGAGCCAGACCCTTACCTGGTCATCGGCCAGGACGGAAGACTCTTTTGGATCATCGATGCCTATACCGTCAGCGACAAGTATCCGTATTCAGAGCCCTTCGGGGGGGCTGAGAATTATATCCGAAACTCGGTCAAGGTGATGGTGGATGCCTATCACGGATCCATGAGTTTCTATATCAGCGATCCGAGCGATCCCTTGATCCAGACATACTCTCGGATCTTCCCCACACTCTTCCAACCGCTCGAGGCCATGCCGCCGGACCTGCAAGCCCACATCCGCTATCCCGAAGGGCTCCTTGCTATCCAGGCTCGCATGTATGCCACGTATCACATGAGAGATCCCCAGGTCTTTTACAACAAAGAGGATGTCTGGGATATCCCGCCGCGGACGGGACGCAGGGACGTCCCGATGGAGCCCTACTACATCATCATGAAGCTCCCTGAGGAAAAGACGGAGGAGTTTATTCTCCTCATCCCCTTCACCCCCGCCCGGAAAGATAACATGTCAGCCTGGATGGCGGCCCGGAGCGACCCCCCCCATTACGGCAAGCTGATCGTCTATAACATGCCCAAACAAAAACTCGTCTTCGGACCACGGCAGATCGAGGCTCGACTCAACCAGGATGCTTTTATCTCCCAGCAGCTTTCTCTCTGGGGACAGCGGGGATCTCACGTCATCCATGGACCCCTCCTCGTAATCCCCATCGAGACGTCCCTTCTCTACGTTCAACCGCTCTATCTGGCAGCCGAAGAGCAATCCCTGCCGGAGCTGAAGCGCGTCATCGTCGCCTATGGTAACCAGATTTCTATGGAGGAAACCCTGGACCAAGCACTCACGAAGGTGTTTGCCAAGACCGTGGGTATTTCACCTCCGGCCTCCGCCACGTCCCCGACAGCTTCCATTCCCTCTTCGATCCGGGGGTTGATTGTCAGGGCCCTGGAGCACTTCCAGAAAGGGCAGCAGCTTTTGCGTGAGGGCAACCTTGCAGGCTATGCGGAAGAGCAGAAACGCCTTGAGGAAACCTTAAAGACGCTACAGACCAAAACCGGTGGTAATCCCTAG
- a CDS encoding recombinase RecA, with product MNERVRFGIQKLDEMLGGGLLPGTLTVVYGATGIGKTHLGLTFAVNGERYEGARGVILDVTARGDSQRHEEYAKRLFGWELQSWDHLIYPGQQHPFPPPLSLEKMRYCHEFDYGGRVEDYQVNKPAGPEFRRDWLAAYAQRWKTVLSFFYFHFAAQVKRVVVDGVDPTQSPSASIQLHIFDELYRKVIHQDSEVMGMEILIPVWRHREFIEENRYDHGEVATLLLVTAEENLLDDLIAKKMGEGDIGASANTIILMGKRMGKNRVGRALYVAKHRGSACSTEIAEYNLTDRGLVFS from the coding sequence GTGAACGAGCGGGTCAGGTTTGGGATCCAGAAGCTGGATGAGATGTTGGGTGGAGGACTCCTTCCGGGGACTTTGACCGTTGTTTATGGGGCGACCGGGATCGGGAAAACCCACTTAGGTCTTACATTTGCGGTCAATGGTGAGCGGTACGAGGGAGCGCGAGGGGTCATCTTGGACGTGACTGCCCGAGGAGACTCTCAGCGCCACGAGGAGTACGCGAAGAGGCTCTTCGGCTGGGAGCTACAATCCTGGGACCACTTGATCTACCCAGGGCAACAGCATCCCTTTCCACCCCCGTTGTCCTTAGAGAAAATGCGGTACTGCCACGAATTTGATTACGGCGGAAGAGTGGAGGACTATCAGGTGAACAAGCCGGCGGGACCGGAGTTTCGGCGGGACTGGCTGGCTGCCTACGCGCAGCGGTGGAAGACAGTGCTTTCCTTCTTCTACTTTCACTTTGCCGCACAGGTCAAGAGAGTTGTCGTGGACGGCGTGGACCCTACCCAGTCTCCCTCCGCGTCGATACAACTGCACATTTTTGACGAGCTGTACCGAAAGGTAATCCACCAAGATTCCGAGGTCATGGGTATGGAGATCCTGATTCCTGTCTGGCGGCACCGGGAGTTCATCGAAGAGAACCGGTACGACCATGGGGAAGTAGCGACCCTCCTCCTGGTCACTGCAGAGGAGAATTTGTTGGACGATCTCATCGCCAAAAAGATGGGGGAGGGGGACATTGGAGCCTCAGCGAACACCATTATCCTCATGGGGAAGCGAATGGGGAAGAACAGGGTCGGCCGCGCCCTGTATGTTGCCAAGCACCGCGGCAGCGCTTGCAGCACCGAGATCGCCGAATACAATCTTACCGACCGGGGACTTGTTTTTTCCTAG
- a CDS encoding molybdenum cofactor biosynthesis protein MoaE: MFEVTEKPLSVAEAVSAVSKRTCGALATFTGIVREFSRGKQVSYLEYEAYPEMAIAKMRQIEQEIRDKWEIEQILIHHRIGHLEIGEASVVIAVSAPHRRQALEACAYAIERLKQIVPVWKKEVSSDGSFWIGMGS, from the coding sequence ATGTTTGAGGTCACCGAGAAACCCCTCTCGGTAGCAGAAGCCGTCTCCGCGGTCAGCAAGAGGACATGTGGGGCATTGGCAACCTTTACCGGAATCGTCCGAGAGTTTTCCCGAGGGAAGCAGGTTTCCTATCTCGAATATGAGGCGTATCCCGAGATGGCCATTGCCAAAATGCGTCAAATCGAGCAGGAGATTCGGGACAAGTGGGAGATCGAACAGATCCTCATCCACCATCGAATAGGTCATCTCGAGATTGGCGAAGCCAGCGTTGTGATTGCCGTCTCTGCCCCCCACCGTCGGCAGGCTCTAGAGGCCTGTGCCTACGCCATTGAGCGCCTCAAGCAGATCGTTCCGGTGTGGAAAAAAGAGGTCTCATCTGACGGCTCATTTTGGATCGGCATGGGCTCCTGA
- the moaD gene encoding molybdopterin converting factor subunit 1, with product MQVQVRLFAVARDIVGQGEVSLQLTEGSTVGDLMEHFFTRYPELKAIAGSLLLAVNREFAERTVKLQEGDEVGVIPPVSGGGHV from the coding sequence ATGCAGGTACAGGTCAGGCTTTTTGCAGTAGCCCGGGATATCGTGGGACAGGGGGAAGTTTCCCTGCAACTGACTGAGGGGAGTACGGTTGGGGATTTGATGGAACATTTTTTCACCCGATATCCTGAACTCAAGGCGATAGCCGGGTCGCTGCTCCTCGCAGTCAACCGGGAGTTTGCGGAGCGGACCGTCAAGCTCCAAGAGGGGGACGAAGTGGGGGTTATCCCTCCGGTCAGTGGAGGCGGTCATGTTTGA